In Corvus moneduloides isolate bCorMon1 chromosome 6, bCorMon1.pri, whole genome shotgun sequence, the sequence GTCCCAAAAGCCAGCAGAGCAAGTGGTTGTGGTTTAACATCCCATTCAAAGGAGATGCCAGGCCAGGAACGGGAatgggctgcagagcagggatggtgcCCAGCAGAGGGGTGACTGTCCAGGGGGTCCCAGCagtccatccctgctgcccagggttGGGATGAGCAGGCTGGTGAGTGTCCCTGTGCTTGCTCTGCAGGATGAGGAAGCCAGgcctgctgaggaggaagatgaggaggtgTGGGAGGATGGAGACAGCGGCCACCAAAGGCTGGGGAAGGCACAGATCCAGGTAGGAGCCGTTGCCTTGCGAGGAGAGGGACTTGTCTGTCCCGTTGGAATTTGGGGCGTGAGGCCAGTGGAACAAAGGCTTTGATTCCATTTTCTTGCTCAGATTTTCACGTGCCTTAAGAGAGCTTTGTGAAAATGTCATTATCCCTGATTGAGTCTCTGAAAAACAGGGATTGAAGCTTTCAGAAGGGGCCCAACCCTGCCTGCAGGTATCCAAGTGCAGCCCCCCCTCCCTGTTTTTGTGTACAGCTGGGATGAGACCTCAGCTGCTGTTGAATGAATTCTCTGCTGGaatcccagtcccagcccccCAGATCCATGTGCAGTTTAAGGCCTTACACCCTGACCAGGACAAGTTCCTGTCCTTAGACATGGAAAACAGGGGAAAACTCAGACTGGATTGGAGCCAGCATCCAGAATGGGGAGAGTGAGGCAGCGTGCTtggcccaggctggggctggtaCAGGGGGTGTTCCCCGTAGGATGACACCCGTGTGGAGCAgatctttctcttcctttgtccaAAGTCCCATGGCAAAGGAGTGAAGAACCCACAAGTGGGGCCTGGAAGGAAAATGGTTCTGTTAAAATTAGGCAAAGAACGCACTAAGAAAAAATGGACATCCTTTTTATGTATGAAAGAAAGTAGGGAAAAACGTTGAAAAAGAGCTCTTTTATTTGGTGCCACCTCTCATTTTTTATGGATAAAACCTTCTAGTGAGCAATCAGGAGTGGGAAAGCCAGGAGCCTTTGACTTCCACAGTGGACTTAATTTCCATGCTTAATTTCAacaatttcttctctctctcaggACAGGAAAACCCACTTAACTTGTCCCATCTTTGCCAAAAGCTTTGGTGTTTGAGCAGCCAAACCCAATGGGCTCTGGCCCCACCAGCCTGTACTGGAGGGCCCCTGGTCCTGCCTGTAGTGTGGGATGAATCCCCAATTGTCCCCAGAGGGGGCTGCCCTggtccctgcagtgcccagcacctgagacacagagagagcCCTGTCCACAGGGGCTCCTTGTCAGGAatgtggcagcagccccaggagcaggctggaggggaGAACTGGGGCTGTGTTTGAGACTGACCAGCTCAGCTCAGTGTTTACCTGTGGGGGAGTTTGGCCCCCCACGCTGAGTTGAAGCGGGATCAGGGTGACAGATGCTGCATTTTGGGCACCCTGAGAGTTTCTCTCCCCTTGGAGATTTCCTgcggggatggggcagggcagggagcagaattAACCCTGCACCTCCCATGGGCACTGCTGGCCTTTGTCTCTCTGTTGTGCCATCAGCCTGTGGGAAtttgctgctgccgctgccacCCCACCTGGGGCTGCgtgctcctggcagcccttcccagccccacacccgAGCTCCAGCGCTGCCTCCAGGCTGGGTTGGGAGCGTTTGCTGGGAATGTGCCTCATCCCTGGGAGTATCCTTTCCTTCCAGAGTGGAtggatggagctgctgggcttgTCAGCTTCAGAGTTTGCTTGCAAAAGTCACTGCAGGGAAGAATGACAAGGAGGTTTGTCAGAGTGGTGCTGTCAGACCCCACCTGCCAGTCTGGGCTTTGGCTTGGAGGTTGTTGTGTATTGGCCCTGCAGGGAATCAATGtccccttcccacctcagcccagcagaTCCCAAGGGCTCTTCCTGGAATACTTATTCTTTGCTTCCCTTTGGGCTAACTTAATCTGCACCCTTCCATGAGCAATTCCTTGGCTTCTCCTGGAGAAAACCCCACGGCAGAGGCAGTCTGCaaaggagcccagagctgtgcttggagcAGAGAGTGCTGAGAGCTGCGTGTGCCTctgctgccccaggctggcaATATCCCCATGGCACAGACTGGGCAAATGGGATTAGAGGGATCACAATCCCTTCAGGGAAGAGGTTTTCTCCTGTGCAGatcaggcacagggcaggaagggaacTTTGGGAATCAGCTGCTTTCCCCCAGAAAGCATCACTCCCACCAGCATGGATGACATGACCTGTGCCCAGCGCTCACCATGCACCCGGCCAGAATCAAGAGCAAAGGTTGGTTTGGGTGTGAGCACTTGAAATAACTttggaagagaagaaatcaccttttgctgcttctttctttcttgcagatGCTGGGATTGCCTCTGTGGACAGGTGTAGCAGGTTGGGTTTGcaaccgggcagaaacaccaatttagtgtagtggtttggcccaaaatactcattactgtttaccttctgtgagataagaattaggagaaatgcaaagcaggcaccaaacttgaaagaatataaagaagtttattaacagacctaaaagaggaaaaaaaaaattacaccacACCTTCAgcactctcctcctccccccaccttcctcccttctcccactgacaatgtaagaagacaacccttgagatgttcagtctgttaccacttccataataaccttgttcagtccatttagaaagaggagtctctctgctcacatgcgagtcccttcccccgactttcagcttttcccgcaactgctttcgagggtccactcttgaagttttttgggggtacaattttaaggttgagctgttcagaaacaaaagttctcttcacccatctctgggagcatttcatctctaagaacagaggcccttctccttccctgggagcaaagggtcttcctcatcttcatctttaggactatcgCTGGGAGCATCgctaggaactgaggttttctcttttcccGTTTGGAGgaaaagtcctcatctggtccatctctccctgtccaaacttctcatgaaattacagctgcgtcagcatctgcctatctcagcacaggtgcttttgctcacgagttgaacactccaccccccagatcttcatgaaattacaacaggatactctgatatatcacagcttcacaacagaatttcagctttaagcatctcctctctctcttccctctggttttcagcttttcccagcaataaaagggttaatctcacctcggccttgcagctttgcagctggaatgttgaatgtttcttatctAAGTGCAGAGGGGGGAGAGCtaagccgctctggctgcccacagcaaagcagtggggggggttccatggatggaacagggccatCGCCTCCAGGATtgccgtggcccggcctggcctggcctgagcagggaatagccaggcccgctggccccTGCACAGGGCCCGtagccacctgtcccagcagcagaaacgagagagagagctggggggagtttgtctattcttatGTGTGGATCACAGcggtggtcacaactttaagtggcttaaagaattgtccatattcaaactggctgctgataggttctatcaggtcccagaggaagctgtaagcaccccttagcaaggacatcccttccgagactgtgcttgctaacctatgacagggTAGTACCAAAATGGCAAAGATCAGCACAGCCTGGATTGTGGCTGAAGCTGCTGTGCAGAGTCGCTGTTCAGCTCCTCCTGAGGGGGGCCAGGTTCAGGATGGAGGTGCTGAAGGGCTTCCTTGGACATGGATGCTGGGCAACCAGAGGACGGCCCCGTTgtgcaggacagcagcacaaCCCCCTAATTTCTGTGCAATCCAATGGTCCAAGCTCCTGGTGACGTCAATTTCCATATTTCCAGCGGGTTTTGGTCACAGGCACAAGAGTTCAGTGGAGTTCACCTCTGAGCCTGCTCTTTACTCAGAATGCTTTAAATCTGGAATTAAGGGATGTGACAAATTGCCACTCCAAGAGGAAGGGAATgttgctgtccctgcccagctctgcagccctaCCTGGTGTCTCTTGCCATCACCGGGAATGCAGGGCCGGCTCTGCCGGCCAGAAGGGGAAGGATGCTCCGTGCCATCCCGAGCCCTCTCCTGCCATCCAGAGGCACCAGCCCCGCAAAGATTTGGGGAATCACCGCTGCCCCATGCTGGCTGTGTGCCCAGGGCTTAACCTGTCCCACCCTCTCCGGGAAAGAGCTCCCTCAAAACGCCATGAAACTCATCTGCTGAGCCAAAGGAGAAGGAGTTTATTCCCTGGGGCCCAGAGGCAGTGAGGGTCATTCCATGGGGAATAGAGCCAGGGAACAGGACTGAGCCCGGCTGCACTGCTTGGAGCCACGTGGAGCTGGGAGCGAGGAGGAAATCCATGCTCCAgtgtgctccctgcagagcatccCTCCCACATTGCCCGTGGCACTGCCCCTGctcccttctgctgcaggaatAAACCACCCCAGGGAGGGTGATCCCGTGGATATTTATGGATCAGTTGGCTCAAGGAATCCCTCAGTCACTGTCCTGGGGTCCTTCAGCAGTGCAGGGGAAGGGATCAACAGGCTCAGATCACCGAATCCTTGGCCACAGCATTGCTGCTGGGAGTGCTTTCTTCTGGATCCTCAAAGAACCTCCGgagagaattcctgagggatcTCACAGAGCAGGGCCTCTTGTACATCCCTGCCAAGAAGTAGATGAAGGGTTTGATGGTGCTGTGGATGCAGGCAAGCAGGAAAACAACCTGTCTTGACACACCGGTGTAACCGAGCTGCTGCAGGATATTCCAGAGGCTCTGGAGGAGAGTGAAGAGCGCAACGAGGAAGACAACGATGTCACGCCTCTCGGGTCGCTGCTTCTTGGAGCCACCCTTGGCCTTGATGAAAATGATTGATGTGGAAATGACCATGGGTGCACCACAGACGAGCAGGATGAGAGCGAACATGAAGATGAGAGCCACCCGGCAGTGCTCCTGCTCGTGTGATGGGCACAGGTATGTCACTGTGGGAATGGCAGTGATGAGAGCGAAGAAGGCCCAGAATTGGACCCTGTACACCACCCACAGCAGGCGCAGGGGAAGGTCACAGcggcagcagagcaggcagaggctgTCCATGTCTGATAGGGCGCTGACATCTGTCAGCCGGAACAGCCCCCAGTAGTAGGAGACCATGGACAGCTGGACAAGGAAACTCAGGTACATCAGGGGCATGATAGGAGAGCAGGACACGTCctccagcaggaagagcagggtgGAGGGGAGCGcgaagaggaggaagaagaagtcAGCGACAGCCAGGCTAAAAATGAAGAGAGCGCTGCGGGTCATGACCATGAGCCGGAAGACAGCCCCGTTCCCAGCCAGCCCACAGAGGCAGATGGGCAGTGTCACACTGTGTATGGCCACGCTGGTGACATCTGTCTCACATGGATCATCTCCTTCGGTGGGTGAGGCAGAAGGTAGGGGCACGGAGCTCACTGCCATGGATGGACGCTGGGCAGGCGGTGGGATGTGGGCCCGGCTGTGGTCAGAGTGGATGGGCAGTCAGTGCTTGGAGAATCCAGGGATGGACCAAGcggctcctcagcagctccctgcagagggaaggattCGGTGGAGAGAAGTGAGATGTGCAGGGGAGGAGGGCGGTGGGAAtggtggggtgggagagggaggtgggagggttGGGCTGTTTGGCAGGAGACTgataaataaaataggaaataaaaatattcagctcCCCTGCAGTTGCTGAAAGACCAACCAGccaaaaagataaaaggatgTGAAAGTGTGCACACAGGATGATAAACGTGGCtagaggcagagcaggaacagaTCAGGAGGCCTGCAGTGGTTCTGGGGCAGTTCTGTAACAAGAAGCAACAGCGCATGGCCAAAGGAAAAGTTCAAGGTGAGGTCACCTTTAATATGGCAGCACTCAGTGAATAGGAGCACCAGAGACCCCTCCTGATGAACCTCCAGGATCATGAAAGGACTCCCAGGAGGAGGTGGATACATGGAAATGAGTCCTAGGAAAGTgatgttgttggggttttagtttagtctgttttttttctctgttaaaggaattttctcccatatgcatgttgctaggggacaaatagctgtacttaagaaagacaaaaggggagtggggcggacctggctactcctttgtctacacctgggtgtggggtcagttcgctctgagcgtccggagagagaagctgcagagaaaggagctgctgcttctttctttttggccgttctttcttcctgctggaaacaacgccgggaccccaaaagccgctttccctgccctgctggagaccgagctgtggctgccctgctccgctgctgcttcgagctttcgctacgctgtagccctgctcgccctgcctgcctgggcctccgtgggtttttcccatctggatacatctcgtctgccacccgggatttgcgttcgtccctgccattccagcctgctgttcctgagagcccgggatcaactgcccagcggtttgtgaagcctttgtcccatcccttcccgggatcccagggcaccagtgccgcgtgtttcccgagctcgctccggagcgccccctgcagccgcgggggaaccatcgcacctgccctgctcaccgggagccgccagcgcccctgccggctgcgagcggaactgcacccgaggggaaagggcctgacagccgagaaggctggcactgggtttgtgattgctgttactgccagagttgttgttgttttgtttgactggttatatacatatatatatatatagtaaagaactgttattcctatttcccacatcttcgcctaaaggctcttgatttcaaaatataataacttggagggaaaaggggttatatctgccacttcaaggggggcctctgccttccttagcagacacctgtctttcaaaaccgagacagatgTTTATGTATCAGACAAGAACAAAGCCTTAATGCCTCTGTGTGTTTCTAATGGATAAAAACCCCTATTGTAAAGTCTCCCCCCACACACAGAACAAGGAGAGATCCTCCTGTGTGTCCTGCACAGGTAAAGAATTCCTGCTTGCTCACACTTCCCGTTGTGTTAGAAAGTTTATTCTGGCTCACTTGGGTATTAAGATACAGACAGGATGCACAGGAAAAGAGGGGGGATCTGGGGAGGGCGCTGCGGTCACCGGGAGAGGGTGgcaggaacagagcagctgcaggaggagaggaaggtggggcagggaggaaggagaacatTCCACTGACCTGTTCagtgtggggcagcagcaggcacaggggctCTGTCCCCATCAGCGGCGCTTCCTGGCACCCCTTGCTCCTTTGGGATCCACATCCTAAAGCGGCTCCTCCCAGGTCAGGAACACGAAGGAGAAAGTGCCCAGATCACCAGGAGGTGCCCACTGCTgtcccaccagctcctctcCGTGCCCTGTCCTCGTGTTGCTCCCCAAGGCTCCATGGGGTCATAGGGCA encodes:
- the LOC116445395 gene encoding mas-related G-protein coupled receptor member X1-like, whose amino-acid sequence is MALSMVSYYWGLFRLTDVSALSDMDSLCLLCCRCDLPLRLLWVVYRVQFWAFFALITAIPTVTYLCPSHEQEHCRVALIFMFALILLVCGAPMVISTSIIFIKAKGGSKKQRPERRDIVVFLVALFTLLQSLWNILQQLGYTGVSRQVVFLLACIHSTIKPFIYFLAGMYKRPCSVRSLRNSLRRFFEDPEESTPSSNAVAKDSVI